One genomic region from Sphingobacterium sp. UGAL515B_05 encodes:
- the rhaT gene encoding L-rhamnose/proton symporter RhaT: protein MNAVFGVIFHFIGGFASGSFYVPYKKVKGWSWESMWILGGLFSWVIVPPIAAMLTIPNFVEIIQDTNSSIVGYTFLFGLLWGIGGLTYGLGVRYLGVSLGSSIILGLSMVFGSLMPSIYYFFNKTAGKHGIDYFFTTHSGICILIGLLVCVLGVFLCGKAGVSKEKHLSALSSESKSDYNFGLGIVVAIISGILSACFNFGIEAGKPMADVANILWKATHPNQGEFLYQNNVTYIVILWGGFVTNFLWCLYLLFKNRTFGDYTKSDVPKGKNFLLCAIAGTTWYLQFFFYGMGESRLGNGASSWILHMAFIILISNAWGVALKEWKGVDRATYRSIIGGIVTIIVSICIVGFAKTLEN, encoded by the coding sequence ATGAATGCTGTTTTCGGAGTTATATTCCATTTTATAGGCGGTTTCGCGTCTGGTAGTTTTTATGTGCCGTATAAGAAAGTGAAAGGCTGGTCCTGGGAATCCATGTGGATATTAGGGGGACTTTTTTCATGGGTGATCGTTCCGCCGATAGCGGCAATGTTGACGATTCCAAATTTTGTGGAAATTATCCAAGATACGAATAGTTCCATTGTAGGCTACACTTTTTTATTTGGATTACTCTGGGGGATTGGGGGACTGACCTATGGACTTGGTGTACGTTACCTCGGGGTATCTTTGGGAAGTAGTATCATTTTGGGACTTAGCATGGTTTTTGGATCCTTGATGCCAAGTATTTATTATTTTTTCAATAAGACTGCAGGCAAACATGGTATAGACTATTTTTTTACAACACATTCCGGTATTTGTATTCTCATAGGACTTTTGGTGTGTGTGCTTGGTGTGTTTTTATGTGGGAAGGCTGGAGTGTCAAAGGAGAAGCATTTATCTGCATTATCATCTGAAAGCAAGTCTGATTACAATTTTGGGTTGGGTATCGTTGTGGCTATTATATCGGGGATATTAAGTGCTTGTTTCAATTTTGGAATAGAGGCAGGAAAGCCGATGGCTGATGTGGCTAACATCTTATGGAAGGCTACTCATCCAAATCAAGGAGAATTTCTCTATCAAAATAACGTCACCTATATTGTAATCCTTTGGGGTGGTTTTGTGACGAACTTTCTTTGGTGCCTTTACTTATTGTTTAAGAATAGAACTTTTGGGGATTATACAAAGTCCGATGTGCCAAAAGGCAAAAACTTCCTTTTATGTGCGATAGCGGGAACGACTTGGTATCTGCAGTTTTTCTTTTATGGTATGGGCGAAAGCCGTTTAGGAAATGGAGCCAGCTCCTGGATCTTGCATATGGCATTTATCATTCTCATTTCAAATGCTTGGGGTGTTGCACTCAAGGAATGGAAAGGTGTGGATCGTGCGACTTATCGTTCTATAATCGGAGGAATTGTAACCATTATCGTCTCTATTTGCATCGTAGGGTTTGCAAAGACATTAGAAAATTAA